The Methanocella arvoryzae MRE50 genome includes a region encoding these proteins:
- a CDS encoding sensor histidine kinase: MEIILFKRLHIAAGLIGMDGDAGVKNGSNRIGLMIVAMFITSIVSFILLLVPADGQSLANNLVQVILPLFCMVLTIKLYFSERDRNIKFLSIILTAALLFWTMSSSVWYLLPMIIPPALKLGWYIKGAGAIVWLISYCIIAYGLYTLINSKQWYISPSRSRIINIAGLTLAIVFLAWVLATINWQSRDLDDILILMIYILLDIYIVSTFFKLLLMNLKVNLKYLLISIFVFCLINSIGDIVNIVNFLMGIRIISENLYYITGIIYNASILFLSSALFVYTTNDIREKTLGNLIKKLKDTTLAMENIVMKSPDAMGIFDTSGRAVLVNDHFLEVLGMKRTDISRRLNLSMLPEKIPEISAECLATLREGTSTTIPLAELPASGDKPPVYLQVKLYPIMASDDQIESFAVVMEDITERVKLERELKISLDEKDVLLKEVHHRVKNNLQIVTSLLSLQSAYLSDQKSIDAFNETRNRVMSMALIHEKLYRSRDLARIDFSEYIQMLASQISTTYSMKGNVAMRVNVDKILIGIDMAVPCGLMINEMISNAMKHAFPDGRPGEIVIDMHEYPGDGEKQYLLKVKDNGIGLPEGFSIEKASSLGMILISSLATQLNGSLEIRSDGGTEYSIRIREKSDL, translated from the coding sequence GTGGAAATTATTCTATTCAAGCGGTTGCATATTGCGGCAGGGCTGATTGGAATGGATGGGGATGCGGGAGTAAAAAATGGGTCGAACAGGATCGGGCTAATGATTGTGGCGATGTTCATCACGAGCATCGTTAGTTTTATTCTGTTGCTGGTACCGGCAGATGGCCAGAGCCTGGCCAACAATCTGGTACAGGTGATCTTGCCGCTCTTCTGCATGGTTCTGACAATTAAGCTATACTTTAGCGAGCGTGACCGGAACATCAAGTTCCTCAGCATCATATTGACCGCCGCTTTGCTCTTCTGGACGATGTCCAGCAGTGTATGGTACCTGCTGCCTATGATAATCCCTCCCGCCCTGAAGCTGGGCTGGTACATCAAGGGAGCCGGAGCGATAGTATGGCTAATCAGCTACTGCATCATTGCATACGGGCTTTATACCCTGATAAATTCGAAACAATGGTACATAAGCCCGTCCAGATCCAGGATTATCAATATTGCCGGGTTGACGCTGGCGATTGTTTTTCTCGCCTGGGTGCTGGCCACCATCAACTGGCAAAGCAGAGATCTGGACGATATCCTGATCTTGATGATCTACATCCTGCTGGACATCTACATCGTCAGCACGTTTTTCAAGCTGCTCCTGATGAACCTGAAAGTCAACCTGAAGTACCTGCTCATATCCATTTTCGTATTCTGCCTGATAAACTCCATTGGAGATATAGTGAACATAGTTAACTTCCTCATGGGCATCCGCATTATATCCGAAAACCTGTACTACATTACAGGTATTATTTACAATGCGTCCATCCTATTCCTCTCCTCGGCACTGTTTGTATACACGACTAACGACATCCGGGAAAAGACGCTGGGAAACCTGATAAAGAAGCTCAAGGACACTACACTGGCGATGGAAAACATAGTGATGAAATCACCCGACGCCATGGGCATATTTGATACATCGGGCAGGGCAGTCCTGGTCAACGATCATTTCCTCGAAGTCCTCGGGATGAAAAGGACAGACATATCAAGGCGCCTCAACCTCTCGATGCTGCCGGAGAAGATCCCGGAGATATCCGCCGAGTGCCTGGCCACGCTCAGGGAAGGCACAAGTACGACGATACCCCTGGCCGAGTTGCCAGCTTCAGGAGATAAACCGCCGGTATACCTGCAGGTAAAACTATACCCGATAATGGCCTCGGACGACCAGATCGAAAGCTTTGCAGTAGTCATGGAGGACATCACCGAACGGGTCAAGCTGGAACGCGAACTCAAGATATCCCTCGACGAGAAAGACGTTCTGCTGAAAGAAGTGCACCACAGAGTGAAAAACAACCTGCAGATAGTCACCAGCCTCCTGAGCCTGCAATCCGCCTACCTCTCCGACCAGAAATCGATCGACGCGTTCAATGAGACCCGGAACCGGGTCATGTCGATGGCTCTGATCCACGAGAAGCTCTACAGGTCCAGAGACCTGGCCCGGATAGACTTTTCTGAGTACATCCAGATGCTCGCATCCCAGATTTCGACCACGTACTCTATGAAAGGAAACGTGGCCATGAGAGTCAATGTCGATAAGATCCTGATAGGCATAGACATGGCTGTACCATGCGGCCTGATGATCAACGAGATGATCTCCAACGCTATGAAACATGCCTTCCCGGATGGCAGGCCGGGAGAGATTGTGATCGACATGCATGAGTACCCCGGCGATGGCGAAAAGCAGTACCTCCTCAAAGTGAAGGATAACGGAATAGGGCTTCCCGAGGGCTTTTCCATAGAAAAAGCCAGCTCCCTCGGCATGATCTTGATCAGCAGCCTGGCCACTCAGCTGAACGGCAGCCTGGAGATCAGGTCCGACGGCGGCACCGAGTACAGCATACGGATACGAGAGAAGAGCGACCTGTGA
- the corA gene encoding magnesium/cobalt transporter CorA, whose protein sequence is MSLQAFAYRKGEVEVVRPEQFDRYQGYNRWISLTRPEKQDIDLVVSKFSLHPLVIEDITNPREIPKVDEYAGYTFVVTDIPEIENESVIIHKLYIILGKDFLISASDHWDTIRTAETGLINKAGIISESGPDFLAYTLLDHATDHFYPVLDRLEDLIEEIEDEAMATPGKELLSKMADVRKSLLTLRKSAWQIRNVVNDLSRGASPFIAPTTLIYIRDIDDHVTQVMDLIETYRDILTSSRDVYMSAVSVSLNQIMKQLTIIATIMLPLSFIVGVYGMNFKNMPELYWEYGYYTVWVIIISVTLIMLAYFRAKKWI, encoded by the coding sequence ATGAGCCTCCAGGCTTTCGCTTACCGGAAAGGGGAAGTCGAAGTGGTCCGGCCGGAACAATTCGACAGATATCAGGGCTATAACAGGTGGATTAGCCTCACCCGCCCGGAAAAGCAGGATATCGATCTCGTCGTCTCTAAATTTTCGCTGCACCCCCTGGTGATCGAGGACATCACCAACCCCCGGGAGATCCCGAAGGTCGACGAGTACGCTGGCTATACTTTCGTGGTTACCGATATACCGGAGATCGAAAACGAGAGCGTGATCATCCACAAGCTCTACATAATCCTCGGAAAAGATTTCCTGATCAGCGCCTCCGATCACTGGGATACTATCAGGACTGCAGAGACAGGGCTGATCAACAAGGCAGGCATCATAAGCGAAAGTGGGCCAGATTTTCTTGCGTACACCCTGCTGGATCACGCCACGGACCACTTCTACCCCGTCCTGGACCGCCTGGAAGACCTCATCGAGGAGATAGAAGACGAGGCGATGGCCACCCCGGGCAAGGAGTTATTATCGAAGATGGCCGATGTCAGGAAGAGCCTGCTGACCCTCAGGAAGTCCGCCTGGCAGATCAGGAATGTCGTCAACGACCTGAGCAGAGGTGCTTCCCCGTTCATAGCGCCCACTACCCTGATATACATCAGGGATATCGACGACCACGTCACCCAGGTGATGGACCTCATAGAAACCTACAGAGACATACTGACCTCATCACGGGACGTATACATGTCCGCCGTCTCAGTATCGCTCAACCAGATCATGAAGCAGTTGACCATCATAGCCACCATCATGCTCCCCCTCAGCTTTATAGTAGGCGTCTACGGCATGAACTTCAAAAACATGCCTGAGCTATACTGGGAATACGGGTACTACACAGTCTGGGTGATCATCATATCTGTCACCCTGATTATGCTGGCCTACTTCAGGGCAAAAAAATGGATTTAG